From the genome of Turicibacter faecis, one region includes:
- a CDS encoding cysteine desulfurase: MSIDVNRIREDFPILKEEMNGHPLVYLDSGATTLKPQKVIDAVNNYNTKTTSNVHRGVYQLSNDATELYEGAREKVRQLINAKTASEIVFTKGATHSLNLVAQSFGLYHLKAGDEIIVSELEHHSSFLPWQHVARVTGAVLKFIPLDATGHITVDNFKKVLSEKTKVVAINYVSNVMGYESPIKEITALAHEVGAIVSVDAAQAVPHMKIDVQDLDCDFLSFSAHKMCGPTGVGVLYGKYDLLNSLEPIEFGGEMIDIVGETTSTWKDAPYRFEAGTPVIAGAIGLGAAIDYLQSIGFDAIAQHELELREYAVSKLDELGGITIFNRDAKTGIISFNIDGVHPHDAATIYDTEGICVRAGHHCAQPLMGWLCQPATLRASFYLYNTKEEVDAFIEATRKGKEFFDGVFF; the protein is encoded by the coding sequence ATGTCAATTGATGTGAATCGAATCCGTGAAGATTTTCCTATTTTAAAGGAAGAGATGAATGGGCACCCTTTAGTTTATTTAGATAGTGGTGCAACGACATTAAAGCCTCAAAAGGTCATTGATGCCGTCAATAATTACAATACAAAGACAACCTCAAATGTTCATCGTGGCGTCTATCAGTTGAGTAATGATGCCACTGAATTATACGAGGGAGCTCGAGAAAAGGTTAGACAATTAATTAATGCTAAGACGGCATCTGAAATTGTCTTCACTAAAGGGGCGACGCATTCTTTAAATTTAGTGGCCCAAAGTTTCGGTCTCTATCATTTAAAGGCAGGAGACGAAATTATTGTGTCTGAGTTAGAACACCACAGTAGTTTCTTACCTTGGCAACACGTAGCACGGGTGACGGGGGCTGTTTTAAAGTTTATTCCTCTTGATGCGACAGGACATATTACGGTTGACAATTTTAAAAAAGTTTTAAGTGAAAAGACGAAGGTTGTTGCCATTAACTATGTTTCTAATGTAATGGGGTATGAATCGCCAATTAAAGAAATTACTGCATTAGCTCATGAAGTGGGAGCGATTGTTTCAGTTGATGCTGCACAGGCTGTTCCGCATATGAAGATTGATGTTCAAGACCTAGATTGTGATTTTTTATCATTTAGTGCTCATAAAATGTGTGGGCCGACTGGGGTTGGTGTTTTATACGGTAAATATGATCTTTTAAATTCATTAGAGCCTATTGAATTTGGTGGAGAGATGATTGATATCGTAGGAGAAACAACATCAACTTGGAAAGATGCTCCTTATCGCTTTGAAGCGGGAACACCTGTTATTGCAGGTGCGATTGGATTAGGAGCAGCAATTGACTACTTACAATCTATTGGCTTTGATGCGATTGCTCAACACGAGTTGGAACTTCGTGAATATGCGGTTTCAAAGTTAGATGAATTAGGTGGAATTACAATCTTTAATCGTGATGCAAAGACGGGGATTATCTCATTTAATATCGATGGGGTTCATCCGCATGATGCAGCGACGATTTATGATACGGAAGGAATTTGTGTTCGTGCAGGACATCATTGTGCGCAACCCCTTATGGGATGGCTATGCCAACCTGCTACACTAAGAGCAAGTTTTTATTTATATAATACAAAAGAGGAAGTGGATGCATTTATTGAGGCCACTCGTAAAGGAAAGGAGTTTTTTGACGGTGTCTTTTTCTAA
- the sufC gene encoding Fe-S cluster assembly ATPase SufC has product MQKPVLTISELHANVEDKEILKGVNLEIKGGEVHAIMGPNGTGKSTLSSTIMGHPKYKVTGGHVTLNEKNVLKMSVDERARAGLFLAMQYPAEVPGVTNSDFLRTAMQTRMEDGKDVPLFKFIRELDKSVAKLEMREDLPHRYLNEGFSGGEKKRNEILQMLMLKPSIAILDEIDSGLDVDALRIVGEAVNSMRSENFGCLLITHYQRLLDHIKPDFVHIMMKGRIVKSGGAELIEKIDREGYDWIKKELGIDDERVIVEDEKRKVVSIGTCATKEMLDL; this is encoded by the coding sequence ATGCAAAAACCTGTTTTAACGATATCAGAATTACATGCGAATGTTGAAGATAAAGAAATTTTAAAAGGTGTAAATTTAGAAATTAAAGGGGGAGAAGTTCACGCGATTATGGGGCCAAACGGAACGGGGAAATCAACGCTTTCTTCGACGATTATGGGGCATCCAAAATATAAGGTGACAGGTGGTCATGTCACATTAAATGAAAAAAATGTGTTAAAAATGTCAGTTGATGAACGTGCACGCGCAGGATTGTTTTTAGCGATGCAATATCCAGCAGAGGTTCCTGGTGTGACAAATTCAGACTTTTTACGCACAGCTATGCAAACGCGTATGGAAGACGGAAAGGATGTTCCATTATTTAAATTTATTCGTGAATTAGATAAGAGTGTGGCAAAGCTTGAAATGAGAGAGGATTTACCTCATCGTTATTTAAATGAAGGATTTTCAGGTGGAGAAAAGAAACGAAATGAAATTTTACAAATGCTCATGTTAAAACCGAGTATTGCCATTTTAGATGAAATTGACTCAGGACTAGACGTCGATGCGCTTCGAATCGTAGGAGAGGCTGTCAACTCAATGCGAAGTGAAAACTTTGGGTGCTTGTTAATTACTCACTACCAACGTTTACTTGATCACATTAAGCCTGACTTTGTCCATATTATGATGAAAGGACGTATCGTTAAGTCTGGTGGTGCAGAATTAATCGAAAAAATTGATCGTGAAGGATATGATTGGATTAAAAAAGAATTAGGGATTGACGATGAACGCGTCATTGTAGAAGATGAAAAACGTAAAGTTGTATCAATTGGAACGTGCGCAACGAAAGAAATGTTAGACCTTTAA
- the sufD gene encoding Fe-S cluster assembly protein SufD, whose protein sequence is MTQLPNWFNEMQKTALDKMKTLALPKADGTVIKKWAFDQPEMRQEMKVNQEDVLSALTFLNDEAEKNMMIVCDGEIIYKKLTEAFDGVTIATLEEALTTYEELFKSHLMSVVPMEENQLVATNVAHLNSGLFIHIPKNKVIEECLNVIYVQMNGSLMNRTLVVAEPNSQFKYIENYYNQSQAMINAVSEVVVLDNAQVEYAAMDRLHEQTTVYQCRKASVSSNGRFLLSLGALNDGNTVSENLVDLNGQGASAWVKTVAIAEGGQKQNITINIEHHAPYTEGHIVNHGVSKDAAQLTFNGIGKINKGMRGSNAQQESRAMILSETARADANPILLIDEYDVQAGHAAGVGKVDEEQLYYLMSRGLTRQAAEILIIHGFLMPFIEDIQSESIKAEFVKVIERKINA, encoded by the coding sequence ATGACGCAGTTACCAAATTGGTTTAATGAAATGCAAAAAACGGCATTGGATAAAATGAAGACATTGGCCTTGCCTAAAGCGGATGGCACAGTGATTAAAAAGTGGGCTTTTGATCAACCTGAGATGCGTCAGGAGATGAAAGTTAATCAGGAGGATGTTTTATCAGCACTCACGTTTTTAAATGATGAAGCGGAAAAAAACATGATGATTGTTTGTGACGGTGAAATAATCTATAAGAAGTTAACCGAGGCATTTGATGGTGTAACGATTGCGACTTTAGAAGAAGCGTTAACGACGTATGAGGAGTTATTTAAATCTCATTTAATGTCGGTAGTTCCAATGGAGGAAAATCAATTAGTCGCGACTAATGTTGCGCATTTAAATAGTGGATTATTTATTCATATCCCTAAGAATAAGGTCATTGAAGAATGTTTGAATGTCATCTATGTTCAAATGAACGGATCGTTAATGAATCGCACACTCGTGGTGGCGGAACCGAATTCCCAATTTAAATATATCGAAAATTATTACAATCAGTCTCAAGCGATGATTAATGCGGTGTCTGAGGTTGTTGTTTTAGATAATGCGCAAGTTGAGTATGCGGCAATGGATCGATTACACGAACAAACAACGGTTTATCAATGTCGTAAAGCTTCAGTTTCCTCAAATGGTAGATTTTTATTATCATTGGGTGCATTAAATGATGGAAATACGGTATCTGAAAACTTAGTAGATTTAAATGGACAGGGTGCGTCGGCATGGGTGAAGACGGTTGCTATTGCAGAAGGTGGACAAAAGCAAAATATTACAATTAATATTGAGCACCATGCCCCGTATACAGAGGGTCACATTGTGAATCATGGAGTGTCAAAGGATGCAGCGCAGTTAACGTTTAATGGAATTGGAAAGATTAATAAAGGAATGCGTGGATCAAATGCTCAACAGGAAAGTCGTGCGATGATTTTATCTGAAACGGCCCGCGCTGATGCTAATCCAATCTTATTAATTGATGAATACGATGTGCAGGCGGGACATGCTGCGGGTGTCGGAAAAGTTGATGAAGAACAACTTTATTATTTAATGAGTCGTGGGTTAACGCGCCAAGCGGCCGAAATTTTAATTATTCATGGGTTTTTAATGCCTTTTATTGAAGATATTCAAAGTGAATCAATTAAAGCTGAATTCGTAAAAGTAATCGAACGTAAAATTAACGCTTAA
- the sufU gene encoding Fe-S cluster assembly sulfur transfer protein SufU — translation MSFSNLEQLYRQVIMDHYKNPRNKGLLQEDGYHEVHLKNPTCGDDITVQVKVEDGKLTDLRHQGTGCSICCSSASVMTQTLKEKTLDEAQAITNNFYELVKGNDYDEELDMGDSPVYQGVSKFPARVKCATISWKAAEQAINELKK, via the coding sequence GTGTCTTTTTCTAATTTAGAGCAACTATATCGCCAAGTTATTATGGATCATTATAAAAATCCTCGTAATAAAGGATTATTGCAAGAGGACGGATATCATGAAGTACATTTAAAAAATCCAACCTGCGGCGACGATATTACTGTTCAAGTAAAGGTTGAAGATGGAAAACTGACTGATTTACGTCATCAAGGGACAGGGTGTTCAATTTGCTGTTCTTCAGCGTCTGTTATGACGCAAACATTAAAGGAAAAAACATTAGATGAAGCTCAAGCTATTACAAATAACTTTTATGAACTAGTAAAAGGAAACGACTATGATGAAGAGTTAGATATGGGGGATTCACCTGTTTATCAAGGTGTTTCAAAATTTCCAGCACGTGTAAAATGTGCAACTATTTCATGGAAGGCTGCAGAGCAAGCGATTAACGAATTAAAAAAATAA